A single region of the Bacteroidales bacterium genome encodes:
- a CDS encoding ABC transporter permease: MPFRSWLSRFALILLIIVFLLSFFSYLFIPDRSSYANLQVVEIAFKPPGYSCYFLYIPTSSLKHSSWLKRFWSGHEITYEVLPFESYQVRGDSLFLFPGTIPYPKSDSVITVNMKHLYETGKKLGWISSRESYSVDLVKNVFIKKKKFLLGTDKLGRDYLSRLIVGGRMSLIAGFLGMLISIVVGFLIGILAGFWGGWLDKILVWFFTVIWSLPTILLVMAISFALGKGYWQVLIAIGLTMWVDVARAVRGQVMSVKERLHITAARALGIPSWRIMFFHILPEVRSVLMVLAANSFNTAILIESGVSFLGLGIQPPVPSWGNLVRDYYSHLVLPTAYLALFPGLLIAIVIFCLMVIANELRDYYDVRNV, from the coding sequence ATGCCTTTTCGATCATGGCTTTCACGTTTTGCCTTAATCTTATTGATAATTGTTTTTTTATTGAGTTTCTTTTCTTACCTTTTTATCCCTGATCGTTCGTCATATGCAAATCTGCAAGTGGTTGAAATTGCATTCAAACCTCCTGGATACTCATGTTATTTTTTATACATCCCAACGAGTAGTCTTAAACATAGCTCATGGCTAAAAAGGTTTTGGTCAGGTCATGAAATAACTTATGAAGTTTTGCCATTTGAAAGTTATCAGGTAAGGGGTGATTCTCTCTTTCTCTTCCCTGGAACTATACCTTATCCAAAAAGTGATAGTGTAATTACAGTAAACATGAAGCATCTGTACGAAACTGGAAAGAAACTTGGTTGGATTTCTTCAAGGGAATCATATTCTGTCGATCTTGTAAAAAATGTGTTCATAAAAAAAAAGAAATTTTTGCTAGGTACGGATAAATTGGGTAGGGATTATTTAAGTCGCTTAATTGTTGGAGGAAGGATGAGTTTAATTGCTGGCTTTCTAGGAATGTTGATATCCATAGTAGTTGGTTTTTTAATTGGTATTTTAGCAGGTTTTTGGGGTGGGTGGCTCGATAAAATACTTGTTTGGTTTTTTACTGTAATATGGTCGCTTCCAACCATTTTACTTGTTATGGCTATCTCTTTTGCATTAGGAAAGGGTTACTGGCAGGTATTGATAGCTATAGGTTTGACCATGTGGGTAGATGTTGCTAGGGCGGTGCGTGGGCAGGTTATGTCTGTGAAGGAACGTTTGCATATTACCGCAGCTCGAGCTCTTGGAATTCCTTCTTGGAGAATCATGTTTTTTCACATTTTACCTGAAGTTAGAAGCGTATTGATGGTTCTTGCAGCGAATAGTTTTAATACAGCTATACTTATAGAGTCTGGTGTGAGTTTTTTAGGATTAGGTATTCAGCCACCAGTGCCATCCTGGGGAAATCTTGTCAGAGATTATTACAGTCATCTAGTTTTACCTACTGCTTATTTAGCTCTTTTTCCTGGGTTGCTTATAGCTATTGTCATATTTTGTTTGATGGTTATTGCTAACGAGTTGAGGGATTATTATGATGTAAGAAATGTATAA
- the rlmN gene encoding 23S rRNA (adenine(2503)-C(2))-methyltransferase RlmN: MRLPIIGLDLEEVSHLICSLHGASYNSRQLLTWLYRKKVRSIDEMTDLPKTLRLKLQEQHHTEILKPSHVASDKDGTKKLLFEHNELIYETALIPEEKRFTVCLSTQTGCRFGCRFCATGGMIFRGNLDAFHIIQQVYHGFLERDVTNIVFMGMGEPLDNLESVLKSIQILTAEWGFAFPSRKITVSTVGLQPALQKLIDQTKVNIAISLHSPFHEERKYLMPVENAHPIMEVLDSIQWRNWPRTRRLTFEYILLKDINDSYAHARTLAKLALRYRARVNLIQFNPVERHPELLSPSENRIVEFESWLRAKRVSVTLRKSRGQKIHAACGMLAAKIV, from the coding sequence ATGCGTCTACCAATTATTGGCCTTGATTTAGAAGAAGTTTCACATTTGATTTGTTCACTTCATGGGGCATCATACAACTCAAGGCAGTTACTTACTTGGCTATATCGCAAGAAAGTAAGAAGCATTGATGAAATGACAGATTTACCTAAGACTTTACGACTGAAATTACAAGAACAGCACCATACAGAAATACTTAAACCGAGCCATGTTGCATCCGACAAGGATGGTACAAAAAAATTATTGTTTGAGCATAACGAATTAATATATGAGACAGCTTTAATTCCAGAGGAAAAAAGGTTTACCGTTTGTCTTTCCACACAAACCGGATGTCGTTTTGGATGTAGATTTTGTGCGACTGGAGGAATGATTTTTCGAGGTAATCTTGATGCTTTTCATATTATTCAACAGGTTTATCATGGATTTCTTGAAAGGGATGTGACGAATATTGTTTTTATGGGTATGGGAGAACCTTTGGATAACTTAGAATCAGTTTTGAAGTCTATTCAAATTTTAACAGCTGAATGGGGTTTTGCTTTTCCTTCTAGAAAAATTACTGTTTCTACGGTAGGACTACAACCCGCACTTCAAAAGTTAATTGATCAAACCAAAGTTAATATTGCAATTAGTTTACATTCTCCATTTCATGAAGAGAGAAAGTATTTAATGCCAGTTGAAAATGCTCATCCAATTATGGAAGTCTTAGATTCTATTCAGTGGAGGAACTGGCCAAGAACTCGTCGACTCACTTTTGAGTATATTTTACTGAAAGATATCAATGATTCTTATGCACATGCTCGAACATTGGCAAAGCTTGCTTTGCGATATCGTGCGCGAGTTAATTTAATTCAATTTAACCCCGTTGAAAGGCATCCAGAATTGCTCTCTCCTTCTGAAAATCGTATTGTAGAGTTTGAATCATGGCTTCGTGCAAAAAGGGTGTCTGTTACGCTTAGGAAATCTCGAGGACAAAAAATCCATGCGGCTTGTGGAATGCTTGCAGCTAAAATAGTTTAA
- a CDS encoding glycosyltransferase family 2 protein, with amino-acid sequence MSYTPVSAVVITFNEERNIARCIESLLPVSDEIVIVDSLSTDKTKEICLQYPVRFIEHPFEGYIEQKNWAMEQAKHDYILSLDADEALDEDLQKQILSIKRNIQYDAYRMNRLTNYCGRWIYHGGWYPDRKIRLWNKKKGKWGGINPHDKVMLSDNSKVKQLKGNILHYSYYTIDEHYRQIERFTKIKADAMFEKGIRVRFFRKYAAAFVKFLRNYLFRWGFLDGKEGLIIAYLSAGATFKKYHLLNKKWKTSRLLK; translated from the coding sequence ATGTCTTATACACCTGTTTCAGCAGTTGTTATTACATTTAATGAAGAACGTAACATTGCCCGGTGTATTGAATCATTATTGCCTGTTTCCGACGAAATTGTAATAGTAGATTCTTTATCGACTGACAAAACCAAAGAGATATGCCTTCAATATCCAGTTCGATTCATCGAACACCCCTTTGAGGGTTATATTGAACAAAAAAACTGGGCAATGGAACAAGCAAAACATGATTACATCCTTTCACTCGACGCAGACGAGGCTCTAGACGAAGATCTCCAGAAACAAATTTTGTCGATCAAAAGAAACATTCAATATGATGCTTATCGAATGAATAGACTAACGAACTATTGTGGGCGTTGGATATATCATGGTGGATGGTATCCTGATAGAAAGATACGACTTTGGAACAAAAAAAAAGGAAAATGGGGTGGAATCAACCCTCATGATAAAGTGATGCTATCTGATAACTCTAAAGTTAAACAATTGAAAGGGAATATACTTCATTATTCCTATTACACCATCGACGAACATTATCGGCAAATTGAAAGATTTACAAAGATCAAAGCAGATGCTATGTTTGAAAAAGGAATTAGAGTTCGTTTCTTCCGCAAATATGCAGCTGCCTTTGTAAAATTTTTGCGTAATTATTTATTTCGTTGGGGTTTTCTGGATGGAAAGGAAGGACTGATTATTGCCTATTTGTCTGCTGGTGCGACTTTCAAAAAATACCATCTTTTGAATAAAAAATGGAAAACATCTAGGTTGTTAAAGTAA
- a CDS encoding S41 family peptidase, which produces MKHLAGLIVMSAFFFLQSQISIPWSFDFGFESVPLGNQLPEMCYFWGEGGQIEIQDVYYKDGKQALLLIKEHVSAPVIIVFEIPFIYKARTIELTGYIKNEDVRLGHTSLFMQMESRGKITLKRTNMNNISGTNDWKFYSSGNIPIPAQTDKIFVGVILTGVGKVWLDQLDVKLDGKPLKEATVIPDKVKPADLDTAFAKKTNVQITNLNDTLVKDLLLLCKVWGFVKYYHPTIREGKFNIDNELFRFLPGYVKANHRDRKDTLFNWLKRFPLIESKGKSLKISRNSFIVPSYQWINDTIRFKKEVVEILTAILKAKRTTSSYLFSFDDQGRVIFSHERSYEQGKLTDHGYVLLTLFRLHAFLTYFYPYTGLMQITPDEIVLTYLPYLLEAKDEDTIKYYLLEISALMKDSQVELYDRKNFYQNFWGKNQANYYVEMIDQLPVISGYIDPNKVERDGLRVGDIIRDVNGELPRQLYTLYQKYISASNESYFAKRLAAQLLKTNNARINVSATREDKILSRTLLCYPISSLYYQRTINSDIPAWRFVTPEIGYVDLTLLKPADVPVAMKDLFLSTGLILDARNLESDILIQSLLPYFSSSSVLYSKELRNDVKFPGHFQVEVRNFTQRSKHTYNKKVVIIVNEMTRGGGERLVMALRACSNVSIIGKSSAGSPSLISFLPLPGGIRLYFSSVGYLFPDGQMAHGSGIQLDEQLSPSIQGLLDRRDELLERAAKLINKN; this is translated from the coding sequence ATGAAACATCTTGCTGGTTTGATTGTAATGTCGGCATTTTTTTTCTTACAAAGCCAAATTAGCATTCCATGGTCTTTTGATTTTGGCTTTGAATCTGTTCCATTGGGTAACCAATTGCCAGAGATGTGTTATTTTTGGGGCGAGGGTGGTCAAATAGAAATACAGGATGTGTACTATAAAGATGGCAAACAAGCACTTTTACTTATAAAAGAACATGTTTCTGCACCGGTAATTATAGTTTTTGAGATCCCTTTTATTTATAAGGCTCGAACTATCGAACTTACAGGTTATATCAAAAACGAGGACGTTCGACTTGGGCATACTTCTCTTTTTATGCAGATGGAGAGTCGAGGTAAAATCACTTTGAAAAGAACCAACATGAACAACATCAGTGGTACGAATGACTGGAAATTTTATTCATCGGGTAATATTCCAATACCTGCTCAAACGGACAAAATCTTCGTTGGTGTGATTTTAACTGGAGTTGGAAAAGTTTGGTTAGATCAGCTTGATGTAAAATTAGACGGTAAGCCCTTGAAGGAAGCTACAGTAATTCCCGACAAGGTAAAACCGGCTGATTTGGATACAGCTTTTGCTAAAAAAACCAATGTTCAGATAACTAATTTAAATGATACACTGGTAAAAGATTTACTTCTACTTTGCAAGGTGTGGGGATTTGTAAAATATTATCATCCAACTATTCGCGAGGGTAAATTTAATATTGACAATGAACTCTTCAGATTCCTTCCAGGATATGTTAAAGCAAATCATCGAGATCGAAAAGATACGTTATTCAATTGGTTGAAAAGATTTCCTTTAATTGAAAGCAAAGGAAAATCTTTAAAGATTTCACGTAATTCATTCATCGTTCCATCATATCAGTGGATCAACGATACCATAAGATTTAAGAAAGAGGTTGTGGAAATTCTTACTGCAATTCTTAAGGCAAAAAGAACAACCTCATCTTACTTATTTAGCTTTGACGATCAAGGACGAGTTATTTTTTCTCATGAAAGAAGTTATGAACAAGGTAAGTTGACAGATCATGGTTATGTCTTGCTTACTTTATTCCGTCTTCATGCTTTTTTGACATACTTTTATCCATACACAGGCTTGATGCAAATAACTCCAGACGAAATTGTTTTAACTTACTTACCTTATTTGCTCGAAGCCAAGGACGAGGATACTATTAAGTATTATTTGTTAGAAATCAGTGCATTGATGAAAGACTCTCAAGTTGAACTTTACGATAGAAAAAACTTTTATCAGAATTTTTGGGGAAAGAATCAAGCTAATTATTATGTTGAAATGATTGATCAATTGCCTGTAATCTCTGGATATATTGATCCAAATAAGGTCGAAAGAGATGGATTGCGAGTAGGGGACATTATACGTGATGTAAATGGCGAGCTGCCAAGGCAATTATATACTTTATATCAAAAGTATATATCAGCATCCAATGAAAGTTATTTTGCAAAACGTTTGGCTGCACAACTTCTTAAGACCAACAATGCTCGTATCAATGTTTCTGCAACCAGGGAAGATAAAATACTTTCTCGCACTTTGCTTTGTTACCCAATTTCTTCATTATATTATCAACGAACCATAAATAGCGACATACCTGCCTGGCGATTTGTTACACCGGAAATAGGTTATGTGGACCTGACACTTCTCAAACCCGCCGATGTTCCTGTGGCTATGAAAGATTTATTTTTATCTACTGGCCTTATTTTAGATGCTCGTAATTTGGAATCTGATATTCTTATACAGTCTTTATTGCCATATTTTTCCTCTTCTTCTGTATTGTATTCCAAAGAATTGCGTAATGATGTTAAATTTCCAGGTCACTTTCAAGTTGAAGTAAGAAATTTCACACAACGTTCAAAACATACTTATAATAAGAAGGTAGTAATAATTGTAAATGAAATGACCCGAGGAGGAGGCGAACGATTGGTAATGGCACTCAGGGCATGTAGCAATGTTAGCATTATTGGCAAGAGTAGTGCAGGGTCTCCATCTTTAATATCTTTTCTTCCATTACCTGGCGGAATCAGGCTCTATTTTTCATCGGTTGGGTATTTATTCCCTGATGGTCAAATGGCCCATGGATCTGGTATCCAACTTGATGAACAATTATCTCCCTCTATACAAGGTCTGCTTGATCGTCGGGATGAATTACTAGAACGTGCAGCAAAACTAATAAACAAAAATTAA
- the rpsT gene encoding 30S ribosomal protein S20: MAHHKSAKKRIRQNIQRRAYNRYYAKTMKNAIKKFKLLSNPEEIKQKISSLISLIDKNKKRGIIHPNKAARLKSVVMKKAFAHQSST; encoded by the coding sequence ATGGCACATCACAAATCTGCAAAAAAAAGAATACGTCAGAACATTCAACGCCGTGCATACAATAGGTACTATGCAAAAACCATGAAAAATGCTATCAAAAAATTTAAATTATTAAGCAATCCCGAAGAAATAAAGCAAAAAATATCTTCACTCATTTCTTTGATCGACAAAAATAAGAAAAGAGGAATCATTCATCCAAACAAGGCTGCCCGTTTGAAATCTGTTGTCATGAAAAAAGCTTTTGCACATCAGTCGAGCACCTAG
- a CDS encoding PKD domain-containing protein: protein MKICAFLFFLWVCILFGQIPTSGLIAWYMADSVVEVAGRAQILKDNSGNGYHLQQNTVANQPFVIQNGLNYHKVLRFSGNQWMEKDFGTNYNQPVTIFLIFNITNNTGLHFIFDWYSPRFTSYLSSNSLYQFAGIGGFFLSYFSTFPFILLRLEYNGANSKIVINESILTVGHPGTNHMAGFLLGRASFTTLYNLIGDVAEILIYNRILTLSEITSVRNYLYNKYAPPPVNLGPDKNINYGFCPVTLTADSGYVSYLWSTGATSRSIQVTKSGTYWVEAKDIFNRISRDTINVSFPFIPMRDTLFCLGDTITVTPQLTGFYHIYWNDTIYNNSLNIFKPGQYRVKIVDTTISSCFIVDTFVVGADSLSYYFTLGQDTSVCQYSWIQPEPYNGQISKYLWSTGDTTNKIRINSAGLYWCEVKDPFGCKARDSIYVSLRGKRPVTAFVADTVCYGDSTTLYNLSYAFTPEQIAHATWYIPGIDTIYQTHSFSSPFKIRFLNTGYHPIKLVVVTDSGCIGDTIQNVKIRQLPVANFKPLYACSRKPALFSDQSHSSEGFISGWSWIINEDTVQGQSFVYYEFDSIGYYPVTLIVQNSLGCRNSVTKPVLVRETPRANFFVDESCFGQPVYFFDSTVVSPFAYVESRMYNFGDGNTSSFANPSHIYDSVGQYTVTYWVKSVNGCSDTITKTIIVHPFPVLNYSYTLPCEKKNICFSDSSWLILDSIKQVIWIIEGDTLEGKRVCYFLQDTSTIHVNVKVYSNFECMVDSAFVVKVNPTPYANFDVQPEYGTPPLDVQCFNYSIGATSYAWFFGDNGFSSDINPLHTYTQEGIYFIQLIAYNNAGCSDTAWRNVYVIPSILDLIITELSWKDSLGFVYPSFIVYNNSTRRIRSIALDAQIERGFPIRETWKGVLNPGETLEYHFHAGLGYNKDESITLCGYVEALDVPGQEDMNPSNNFVCTSNARELFLMQPFPNPSQGNISFDLFLPESGSGFLFVYDIHGRKIKEYSFTATHSGMLRIDLSLNDILNSLYYMCVEFNTERICLPFIISR from the coding sequence ATGAAAATTTGTGCATTCTTATTCTTCTTATGGGTTTGTATATTGTTTGGGCAGATTCCAACAAGTGGTCTCATAGCGTGGTACATGGCTGATTCTGTAGTTGAGGTAGCTGGAAGAGCTCAAATTTTGAAGGATAACAGTGGAAATGGCTACCACCTCCAGCAAAATACCGTGGCAAATCAACCTTTTGTAATACAAAATGGCTTAAACTATCATAAGGTTCTCAGGTTTTCTGGCAATCAATGGATGGAAAAAGATTTTGGTACCAATTATAATCAGCCTGTAACTATTTTTCTAATTTTCAATATTACCAACAACACAGGTTTGCATTTTATTTTTGATTGGTATAGTCCACGTTTCACTTCTTATTTATCTTCCAATTCTTTATATCAATTTGCTGGTATTGGTGGTTTTTTTCTATCTTATTTTTCAACTTTTCCATTTATATTATTGAGATTGGAATATAATGGAGCCAACTCTAAAATAGTTATTAATGAATCCATTCTTACCGTTGGGCATCCTGGTACAAATCACATGGCAGGTTTCCTACTAGGGAGGGCAAGTTTCACAACGTTGTACAATTTAATTGGAGATGTTGCAGAAATATTAATTTATAATCGAATATTAACTCTCAGCGAAATTACTTCTGTTCGGAATTATCTTTACAATAAATATGCTCCCCCTCCTGTGAATTTGGGACCAGATAAAAATATTAATTATGGTTTTTGTCCTGTTACATTAACTGCAGATTCAGGTTATGTTTCGTATTTATGGTCCACAGGAGCTACGTCTCGCTCCATTCAAGTTACTAAAAGTGGTACATATTGGGTGGAAGCAAAGGACATATTCAACAGGATTAGCAGAGATACCATTAATGTAAGTTTCCCATTTATTCCCATGAGAGATACACTCTTCTGTCTTGGAGATACGATTACTGTTACGCCTCAACTCACAGGATTTTACCACATTTATTGGAATGATACAATTTATAATAATTCATTAAATATTTTTAAACCCGGGCAATATCGTGTTAAAATAGTTGATACTACCATATCTTCATGCTTCATAGTTGATACATTTGTTGTCGGTGCTGATTCTTTATCATATTATTTCACACTTGGTCAGGACACATCAGTTTGCCAATACTCTTGGATACAGCCTGAACCATACAACGGGCAGATATCTAAATATTTATGGAGTACTGGTGATACCACTAATAAGATTCGAATAAATTCTGCAGGCTTATATTGGTGCGAAGTTAAAGATCCATTTGGTTGCAAGGCACGCGATTCTATTTATGTATCCTTACGGGGTAAAAGGCCAGTTACTGCTTTTGTTGCAGATACGGTTTGCTATGGTGATAGTACGACTTTATATAACCTAAGTTATGCATTTACTCCCGAACAAATTGCTCACGCTACGTGGTATATCCCCGGGATAGATACTATCTATCAAACACATTCATTTTCATCACCGTTTAAAATACGTTTTTTAAACACTGGATATCATCCTATCAAACTTGTGGTTGTTACTGATTCTGGTTGTATAGGGGATACTATTCAGAACGTAAAAATTAGGCAATTGCCAGTTGCTAATTTTAAACCATTATATGCTTGTAGTAGAAAACCTGCATTATTTTCTGATCAGAGTCATTCATCGGAAGGTTTTATTAGTGGTTGGAGTTGGATTATTAATGAGGACACCGTTCAAGGTCAGTCGTTTGTTTATTACGAATTTGATTCTATTGGATATTATCCTGTCACTTTAATAGTGCAAAATAGTTTAGGATGTAGAAATTCAGTTACAAAACCAGTACTTGTTCGTGAGACTCCACGGGCAAATTTCTTCGTAGATGAATCTTGTTTTGGTCAACCGGTTTATTTTTTCGATAGCACAGTCGTATCTCCCTTTGCATATGTTGAGTCTAGGATGTACAATTTTGGCGATGGAAATACTAGTAGCTTTGCGAATCCTTCTCATATTTATGATTCTGTTGGTCAGTACACTGTCACATATTGGGTCAAAAGTGTTAACGGTTGTAGTGATACGATCACAAAAACCATCATTGTTCATCCTTTTCCTGTATTAAATTATAGTTACACTTTGCCGTGTGAGAAGAAAAATATATGTTTTTCGGATAGTTCCTGGCTCATTTTAGATTCGATCAAACAAGTGATATGGATTATCGAAGGAGATACTTTGGAAGGAAAACGAGTTTGTTACTTTTTACAGGACACATCAACCATACATGTTAATGTGAAAGTGTATTCAAATTTTGAATGTATGGTAGATTCTGCTTTTGTTGTGAAGGTTAACCCAACTCCATATGCAAACTTTGACGTACAACCAGAATATGGAACGCCACCATTGGATGTTCAATGCTTCAATTACTCTATTGGAGCTACTTCTTATGCTTGGTTTTTCGGAGATAATGGATTTTCTTCAGATATCAACCCCTTACATACTTACACTCAAGAAGGAATTTATTTTATTCAGTTAATAGCTTACAATAATGCAGGTTGTTCAGATACAGCATGGAGAAATGTTTATGTAATTCCTTCCATACTTGATCTGATCATAACAGAACTTTCGTGGAAAGATAGTTTGGGTTTTGTCTATCCCTCTTTCATTGTTTACAACAATAGCACAAGACGCATACGTAGCATTGCCCTCGATGCTCAAATAGAAAGAGGATTTCCGATCAGGGAAACATGGAAAGGTGTACTAAATCCCGGTGAAACTCTCGAATATCATTTTCATGCAGGCTTGGGTTACAATAAAGATGAAAGTATTACTCTATGCGGGTATGTTGAGGCTTTAGATGTCCCGGGTCAAGAAGATATGAACCCGTCAAATAATTTTGTTTGCACTTCGAATGCTCGTGAATTATTTCTTATGCAACCCTTTCCCAATCCTTCGCAGGGCAATATTTCTTTCGATCTATTCCTACCGGAATCCGGGTCTGGTTTTCTATTTGTATATGACATTCATGGCAGGAAGATTAAAGAATATTCATTTACAGCTACCCATTCGGGGATGTTAAGAATAGATCTGTCGTTAAACGATATACTTAATTCGCTTTACTATATGTGCGTTGAATTCAATACAGAAAGAATTTGCTTACCTTTCATAATTTCTCGTTAA